One Stigmatopora nigra isolate UIUO_SnigA chromosome 1, RoL_Snig_1.1, whole genome shotgun sequence DNA segment encodes these proteins:
- the LOC144193251 gene encoding interleukin-17 receptor E — MSSESGSGVKCWRRRGALAVAVVVAVIAHMPLPTELLLQPNASLSCQKSQMKALETNGCPVKMSLRQSEKNCITIRVWIKDEDLNQAPTIGIVSARKEILLPVIKYNRTKKKWRMKKGTNEIRVWCHDISAQHGPRVNNTETLWELMYDCVEVEPRHPVIVSYITQSQRCSTTSLHPNAVPRFNLSLDLASKSINVTVESDQKVHARLCYKRSAHHCVQGSHSNIITIDPTHLHSALLKIPYMLPCVCVQVYYIHEDPPRKTVCPLQAPPLLEVEDVWLSSELTVYESSLTLSTECPARYFPISTSLCWRIQENLCIPVANATLLAQQQGPNLVYNTSLVDKHPRMCVKFSLRNSHNISCPFLPDMSLWHVSLEATPHALIVHVNSSVPGVFSAQLCVQNERGCESSGPVSSIQAKEATESQIRVPLDFVAMQACVQVWRTSPALIGQRILCPHYRRERLAVRALAALILLLLLVFFGIFMHALVKKGAADWLYIQRPVLLVCSSELSSHISASRALASLLRGDLGTTVHMALCAPSSQGQAGTGTSIADLGPLPWLYGQWEAVQEACGKVLIVWSPDANRTFGEWRRRTHGGEDEVHDAGGQGKLLEDHEDLALQKSPSAIIQPVLEAALDRLEVALQKRKGGSAAFVYFGGLGHRGNIPKVFRDVPRFCIPRDLGGLIRELKGLKRTKGTLGWHCWPRLVSKWLTTWLVRKLARRLRTQLPPEQR, encoded by the exons ATGAGTTCGGAAAGCGGGAGCGGCGTAAAGTGTTGGCGGCGTCGGGGAGCACTGGCCGTCGCCGTGGTGGTCGCAGTCATCGCGCACATGCCGCTCCCGACTGAACTCCTTCTCCAACCAAATGCGAGCCTTTCTTGCCAG AAGTCCCAGATGAAGG CTCTAGAGACAAATGGGTGCCCAGTTAAAATGAGCCTTCGCCAATCCGAAAAGAACTGCATCACCATCCGTGTTTGGATCAAAGACGAAG ACTTAAATCAGGCTCCAACCATTGGGATTGTGTCAGCAAGAAAAGAAATTCTCCTGCCTGTTATAAAATacaacagaacaaagaaaaag TGGCGCATGAAGAAGGGCACCAATGAAATCCGGGTGTGGTGTCACGACATCTCTGCACAACATGGGCCACGCGTCAACAACACGGAAACTTTG TGGGAGCTGATGTACGACTGCGTGGAAGTTGAGCCTCGGCATCCAGTCATCGTGTCTTACATTACTCAGTCGCAACGGTGTAGCACCACATCCCTGCATCCAA atgctgTGCCCAGGTTTAACTTGTCTTTGGATCTGGCATCTAAATCCATCAACGTCACCGTCGAGTCTGACCAGAAAGTGCATGCCAGGTTGTGCTACAAACGGAGTGCACACCACTGCGTACAAGGCTCACATTCCAACATCATCACG atTGATCCAACTCATTTGCATTCTGCTCTGCTCAAAATCCCGTATATGCTTCCGTGTGTCTGCGTACAA GTCTACTACATCCACGAAGACCCCCCTCGAAAAACGGTGTGCCCTTTACAAGCACCCCCCCTGCTAG AAGTGGAAGACGTGTGGTTGTCCTCCGAGTTGACTGTCTACGAGTCTAGTCTGACGTTGAGCACCGAGTGTCCCGCCCGATACTTTCCAATCTCTACTTCCCTCTGCTGGAGGATTCAGGAAAACCTCTGCATCCCCGTCGCCAACGCCACACTGCTGGCGCAACAACAAGGCCCAAACCTG GTTTACAATACGTCTTTGGTGGACAAACACCCTCGCATGTGCGTCAAG TTTTCCCTGCGAAACAGTCACAACATCTCTTGCCCCTTCCTGCCTG ACATGTCACTGTGGCACGTTTCCTTGGAGGCCACCCCGCATGCTTTGATCGTGCACGTTAACTCTTCAGTCCCAGGCGTGTTCTCGGCTCAGCTGTGCGTGCAGAACGAGAGGGGATGTGAGTCCAGTGGGCCTGTCAGCTCCATCCAGGCG AAAGAGGCGACGGAGAGCCAAATAAGGGTTCCTCTCGACTTTGTTGCCATGCAAGCGTGTGTTCAG GTGTGGCGGACTTCACCCGCCTTAATTGGACAAAGGATTCTGTGTCCCCACT ACCGCCGCGAGCGATTGGCTGTACGAGCACTGGCGGCGTTGattcttcttctccttttggtgttttttggcatttttatgcACGCTCTGGTTAAAAAAGGAGCAGCAG ATTGGTTGTACATCCAGAGGCCGGTGTTACTGGTGTGTTCGTCGGAGCTTTCATCTCACATTTCGGCCTCTCGCGCCCTGGCTTCTCTCCTCCGGGGGGATCTGGGCACCACAGTCCACATGGCCCTGTGCGCCCCCAGCTCTCAAGGGCAGGCAGGCACCGGGACCAGCATAGCGGATCTGGGGCCGCTTCCTTGGCTGTACGGCCAGTGGGAGGCTGTACAGGAGGCATGTGGTAAAGTCCTCATCGTCTGGAGCCCTGATGCCAACCGGACTTTTGGCGAGTGGAGGCGGCGTACGCACGGTGGCGAAGATGAGGTGCATGACGCAGGAGGACAGGGAAAGCTTCTGGAAGATCATGAAGATCTGGCATTGCAGAAGTCGCCTTCTGCCATCATCCAACCAGTGTTGGAGGCTGCTCTGGACCGCCTGGAAGTGGCGCTGCAGAAGCGCAAAGGCGGAAGTGCCGCCTTTGTCTACTTTGGTGGACTGGGACATAGAGGAAACATCCCTAAAGTTTTTCGCGATGTCCCTCGCTTTTGCATACCTCGAGATTTAGGAGGTCTCATCCGGGAGCTCAAAGGACTGAAGAGAACAAAGGGGACGTTAGGGTGGCACTGCTGGCCAAGACTGGTTTCCAAATGGCTAACAACGTGGCTGGTTCGGAAGTTGGCCCGCAGATTGCGCACACAGCTACCTCCCGAGCAAAGGTGA
- the brpf1 gene encoding peregrin: MGLDFDVKTFCHNLRATKPPYECPVDSCRKVYRSYSGIEYHLYHYDHDNPPPVQATPHKKRKGRPPRASLAGSMDMDDGSQGGGQGHGGNTPGSPGHSDPSHSPGRDTMTYAQAQRMVELEIQGRIHRISIFENIDVVSEEDSDAENGPPSITGVHSGGVCNGSDGGGETGGVSKDRSDMPSPNGGKATPKSGKHKSKEKKKESSSHHHGAQSGPAVKLPEAVFRELDQERPDAPPRPTSYYRYIDKSVEELDEEVEYDIDEEDYIWLDIMNDKRRLDGVTPIPQEVFEYLMDRLEKESYFESHNKADPSTLIDEDAVCCICNDGECQNSNVILFCDMCNLAVHQECYGVPYIPEGQWLCRRCLQSPSRAVDCALCPNKGGAFKQTDDARWAHVVCALWIPEVCFANTVFLEPIDSIEHIPPARWKLTCYICKQRGSGACIQCHKANCYTAFHVTCAQQAGLYMKMEPVRETGANGTSFSVRKTAYCDIHTPPGSARPLGGVGGTSGASSPSEGEPEEDDEPSVCHDEDSRGWSSERSKRAKAKSRLKMKRARKILAERRAAAPVVSVPCIPPHRLSKITSNLTVPRKSQFMQRLHSYWTLKRQSRNGVPLLRRLQTHLQSQRHIEPVPPQPSTQLPLREGEEKQTVLKEQLKAWQRLRHDLERARLLVELIRKREKLKRETIKMQQMALEMQLTPLLVLLRSTLEQLQERDINNFFTEPVPLAEVPDYLDHIDTPMDFQTMWNLLESHRYLTFEAFEGDFGLIVNNCLKYNAKDTVFYRAALRLREMGGVVIRSARRQADRIGFDYESGMHLPREASPETRREHERERQRERERERERERDWPLSSNEEELLVPENRRRLPLEEQLLYVQARLEEVSSGKHSIGQSRRAKALRKELSIIKRKLAHQREGGSGGRDTLGGGGGDRGSLPHHTSAGHHDEGEESSSQELGGKDISVSSCALAPEVGRRTSVLFSKKNPKMAGPPKRPGRPPKNRDPGYATAGVLPSPIGPPQLPMLSPSRQRKRARSPHTSSTSDTDSDNDDLLPGLPTNGFDGGNQPVTESFRVYRNDTRLPRSSSDSESTTSSSSSAASDRTSTTPSKQGRGKASFSRSAFQEDSSEETSGTENESYTVPGSRSVSHLVRGRARSGCWMTSDDYSSLDALDLVWAKCRGYPSYPALIIDPKMPREGVFHRGVPIPVPPLDVLKLGEQMTQEAREHLFLVLFFDNKRTWQWLPRSKLVPLGVDQELDKEKMLEGRKSNIRKSVQVAYHRAMQHRSKVQGDPSSETSDSD; this comes from the exons ATGGGGCTGGACTTTGACGTGAAGACCTTCTGTCACAACCTGCGGGCCACCAAGCCGCCCTACGAGTGTCCCGTGGATAGTTGCCGGAAGGTCTACAGGAGCTACAGCGGTATAGAGTACCACCTTTACCACTATGACCACGACAACCCGCCTCCCGTACAGGCCACGCCCCACAAAAAACGCAAGGGCAGGCCGCCTCGCGCGTCACTAGCCGGCTCAATGGACATGGACGACGGCAGTCAAGGGGGAGGGCAGGGGCACGGCGGCAACACACCCGGCAGCCCCGGGCACTCGGATCCCTCGCACTCCCCTGGCCGGGACACGATGACGTACGCCCAGGCGCAGCGCATGGTGGAGCTGGAGATCCAAGGACGCATTCACCGCATCAGCATCTTTGAGAACATCGACGTTGTGTCTGAGGAGGACAGCGATGCCGAGAACGGCCCGCCATCCATCACAGGCGTCCACTCTGGAGGCGTTTGTAACGGTAGCGATGGCGGAGGCGAAACGGGTGGGGTCAGTAAGGACAGATCTGACATGCCGTCTCCCAACGGAGGCAAAGCCACGCCCAAGTCGGGGAAGCATAAAagcaaggagaagaagaaggaaagTTCATCTCATCACCACGGCGCTCAGTCGGGACCCGCCGTCAAACTTCCTGAGGCCGTCTTTCGAGAACTGGACCAAGAGAGGCCCGACGCACCTCCTCGTCCAACGTCCTATTACAG ATATATCGACAAGTCTGTGGAGGAACTAGATGAAGAGGTGGAGTACGACATTGATGAGGAGGACTACATCTGGCTCGACATCATGAACGACAAGCGGCGGCTCGATGGTGTCACTCCCATTCCTCAGGAGGTCTTCGAGTACCTCATGGACAGGCTTGAAAAGGAGTCTTACTTTGAAAGCCATAACAAG GCGGACCCGAGCACCCTGATTGACGAGGACGCCGTTTGCTGCATCTGTAACGACGGAGAGTGCCAGAATAGCAACGTGATCCTTTTCTGCGACATGTGTAACCTGGCCGTCCACCAGGAGTGCTACGGAGTACCGTACATCCCGGAGGGCCAGTGGTTGTGTCGCCGCTGTCTGCAGTCACCCAGTCGGGCGGTGGACTGTGCCCTCTGTCCCAACAAGGGAGGAGCCTTCAAACAGACGGACGACGCGCGATGGGCTCACGTCGTGTGCGCCCTCTGGATACCGGAG GTGTGCTTCGCCAACACGGTCTTCCTGGAGCCTATCGACAGCATTGAACACATCCCCCCCGCCCGCTGGAAGCTGACCTGCTACATCTGTAAACAGCGGGGCTCCGGCGCTTGCATTCAATGTCACAAAGCCAACTGCTACACGGCCTTCCACGTCACGTGCGCGCAGCAGGCGGGTCTCTACATGAAAATGGAGCCCGTCCGAGAAACGGGCGCCAACGGGACTTCCTTCAGTGTCCGCAAGACGGCTTACTGCGACATCCACACGCCCCCCGGATCCGCCCGTCCCCTCGGAGGGGTGGGCGGCACCAGCGGCGCCTCGTCTCCGAGCGAAGGCGAACCAGAAGAGGACGACGAGCCCTCCGTCTGCCATGACGAAGACTCCCGGGGTTGGAGCTCGGAACGCTCCAAGCGTGCCAAGGCTAAGTCTAGGCTAAAGATGAAAAGAGCAAGGAAGATTTTGGCTGAAAGAAGAGCTGCCGCTCCGGTGGTCTCTGTACCGTGTATCCCCCCTCATAG GTTGAGCAAAATCACCAGCAACTTAACGGTGCCCAGGAAGAGCCAGTTCATGCAACGGCTTCACAGCTACTGGACCCTTAAGAGGCAAAGCCGCAACGGTGTCCCCCTGTTGCGCCGTCTTCAAACACACCTGCAGTCACAGCGACACATAGAGCCAGTGCCGCCGCAGCCTTCGACGCAGCTTCCTCTG AGAGAAGGCGAGGAGAAGCAAACAGTTTTGAAGGAGCAATTGAAGGCTTGGCAACGACTGAGACACGACTTGGAAAGAGCCAGGCTGCTGGTGGAACTCATCCGTAAGAGAGAAAAACTTAAAAGGGAGACG ATTAAAATGCAGCAGATGGCCCTTGAAATGCAGCTGACGCCCCTCTTGGTACTCCTGAGGAGTACACTGGAGCAGTTACAGGAAAGAGACATTAACAACTTCTTTACGGAGCCCGTACCCCTTGCGGAG GTCCCCGATTATCTCGACCACATCGACACTCCTATGGATTTCCAGACTATGTGGAACCTTTTGGAATCTCATCGATACCTGACCTTTGAGGCCTTCGAGGGGGACTTTGGTCTCATCGTCAACAACTGCCTCAAGTACAACGCTAAGGACACGGTGTTTTATCGGGCCGCCCTGCGCCTTCGAGAGATGGGCGGAGTCGTCATCCGGAGTGCCAGGCGCCAAGCGGACAGGATCGGCTTCGACTATGAGAGCGGCATGCACTTGCCTCGGGAGGCCAGTCCCGAGACCCGACGGGAGCACGAGAGGGAACGCCAACGGGAACGGGAGAGGGAACGGGAAAGAGAACGAGACTGGCCCTTATCGTCCAATGAAGAGG AGCTCCTGGTGCCGGAAAACAGGCGGCGTCTGCCTCTGGAGGAGCAGCTGCTTTACGTACAGGCGCGTCTGGAGGAGGTTAGCTCGGGGAAGCACAGTATCGGCCAGTCTCGTCGTGCCAAAGCTCTTCGCAAGGAGCTCAGCATCATCAAAAGGAAGCTGGCGCACCAGCGAGAGGGTGGCTCAGGGGGCAGGGATACCCTCGGAGGCGGGGGAGGAGATCGGGGATCGCTTCCTCATCACACATCTGCGGGCCACCACGACGAAGGTGAAGAGAGCAGCAGTCAAGAGCTGGGAGGAAAAG ATATCAGCGTGTCGTCGTGTGCCTTGGCTCCAGAGGTTGGCAGACGGACATCTGTCCTCTTCTCCAAGAAGAATCCTAAAATGGCCGGACCTCCAAAAAGGCCCGGACGACCCCCTAAAAACCGTGACCCTGGCTATGCCACGGCAGGGGTTCTTCCCAGCCCCATAGGGCCCCCTCAGTTGCCAATGCTTTCGCCGAGCAGGCAGAGAAAGCGAGCCCGCAGCCCACATACCAGCTCCACTTCGGACACCGACAGTGACAATGACGACCTGCTGCCAG GTCTCCCGACTAACGGTTTTGACGGAGGCAACCAGCCTGTCACGGAGAGCTTCCGAGTGTACCGAAACGACACGCGTCTTCCGCGTTCGAGCTCAGACTCTGAGTCgaccaccagcagcagcagcagcgccGCCTCCGACCGGACGAG CACGACACCCTCAAAGCAAGGCAGAGGGAAGGCGTCATTCTCGCGCTCAGCCTTCCAGGAAGACAGCAGCGAGGAGACGTCCGGCACGGAAAATGAGTCGTATACTGTGCCAGGCTCCCGGAGTGTTTCGCACC TGGTCCGCGGTCGGGCCAGGTCGGGATGCTGGATGACGTCGGACGATTACTCGTCGTTGGATGCGCTGGACTTGGTGTGGGCCAAGTGCAGAGGTTACCCGTCCTATCCTGCTCTG ATCATTGACCCCAAAATGCCCAGGGAGGGGGTATTCCACCGAGGCGTCCCCATTCCTGTCCCCCCTTTGGATGTTCTTAAGCTCGGAGAGCAAATGACCCAGGAAGCCCGAGAACACCTCTTCCTGGTCCTCTTCTTTGATAACAAAAGAACCTG GCAGTGGCTGCCACGCTCCAAGCTGGTGCCACTGGGCGTGGACCAGGAGCTGGACAAAGAGAAAATGCTGGAGGGCAGAAAGTCCAACATCCGGAAGTCGGTGCAGGTGGCCTACCATCGGGCCATGCAGCACCGCAGCAAAGTGCAGGGGGATCCCAGTAGCGAGACCTCTGACAGCGACTAA